From Toxorhynchites rutilus septentrionalis strain SRP chromosome 2, ASM2978413v1, whole genome shotgun sequence, a single genomic window includes:
- the LOC129765124 gene encoding nonsense-mediated mRNA decay factor SMG9, with protein sequence MDGRKGKKSSNNKKIQSISISNDGGKPTSSKDAVIHPKILLKTKENRAPEKAGTTLIIATKPTQSKNEKLQKRDAPKHGIIPVNNAVFNCMTKPVNLITFHSILDLHTTEYLQENNSHFLVVGAIGTQNTGKSTILNILAGNQEKESILNSDNGIFPTKTLFSQLEQSVYEDEVQMYITKDRVFLLDSAPVLLNRVKKDFIVSELEDMRTIMFLLSACHVLLVIQEDYHNINFIRLLLCAEMMNQHQLQNISAISPRIIFIKNKSNRKNLEEKSFHQNIYKNLFRNSKLKIFTNENDHEEINMLSFPKLNNGNCLFTEDEHCVRSMQKLRQRVFMTPTLDCVKSPEILTEKSWYQMINNVIEGYNNNYFLRKYENLKEKYNLHNHVNVVENATKEKNYTNFVDIRT encoded by the exons ATGGACGGACggaaaggaaaaaaatcaagcaaTAATAAA AAAATACAATCTATCTCCATAAGTAATGACGGTGGTAAACCAACATCATCCAAAGATGCTGTCATACATCCAAAAATTCTTTTGAAGACTAAAGAAAATAGGGCCCCGGAGAAAGCGGGAACAACTCTAATTATAGCTACAAAACCTACCCaatcgaaaaatgaaaaactaCAGAAGAGAGATGCTCCGAAACATGGAATTATTCCAGTCAACAACGCTGTATTTAACTGCATGACGAAACCCGTTAACTTGATAACGTTTCATAGTATATTAGATTTACATACAACCGAGTACCTTCAGGAAAACAATTCACATTTTTTGGTTGTTGGTGCTATTGGTACTCAAAACACAGGAAAATCaacgattttaaatattttagcCGGGAACCAAGAGAAGGAAAGCATACTTAATTCAGATAATGGTATCTTTCCTACTAAAACATTGTTTTCGCAGTTGGAACAGAGTGTCTACGAAGATG AGGTTCAAATGTACATCACGAAGGACAGAGTTTTCCTTTTGGATAGCGCCCCGGTTCTACTAAATCGTGTAAAAAAGGATTTCATTGTTAGTGAACTAGAGGATATGAGAACTATAATGTTCCTACTTAGTGCTTGTCATGTGTTGCTTGTTATACAAGAAGACTAccataatataaattttataag gcTTCTTTTGTGTGCAGAAATGATGAATCAACATCAACTACAAAATATATCCGCAATCAGCCCAAgaattattttcataaaaaataaaagcaaTCGAAAAAACTTGGAGGAAAAATCGTTTCATCAAAATATCTATAAAAACCTTTTCAGAAAttcaaaactcaaaatttttaCCAATGAAAACGATCATGAGGAAATCAATATGCTTTCGTTTCCAAAATTGAATAATG GTAATTGCCTTTTTACGGAGGATGAACACTGTGTGAGAAGCATGCAAAAGCTACGACAGCGTGTGTTTATGACACCAACGCTCGATTGTGTTAAGAGTCCAGAGATCCTTACTGAGAAATCTTGGTATCAGATGATTAACAACGTAATAGAAGGATataataataactattttctaCGAAAGTATGAAAATCTCAAGGAGAAGTACAATTTACACAACCATGTGAATGTAGTTGAAAATGCAACCAAGGAGAAAAATTATacgaattttgttgatataagaACATAA